One genomic region from Tistrella bauzanensis encodes:
- a CDS encoding ABC transporter permease has product MAKPTAAMEAALGHTPERVSGAHASMMRIHALTLRHLRLLFGSWARLLEIVYWPTMQMLLWGLITLFLAARTDWLAQAAGVLLSGLLLWEVLFRSQLGINLALLEEIWARNLATLFVSPIRPWEMVTAMVSVAAIRVMIGTGAAAVLAWPLYHFNLLALGWSLLPFLAALMIMGWSIGLMVAGLLLRVGLGAEGLAWAAIFVLQPISGIYYPIEVLPEWLQPVAWALPSAHIFEGMRQVLIDGATPWRHLAAAFALDAVLAVVAGWTFARAIHAARRDGRLFGSGE; this is encoded by the coding sequence ATGGCGAAGCCCACCGCCGCCATGGAAGCGGCGCTTGGCCACACGCCCGAGCGGGTGAGCGGGGCGCATGCCTCGATGATGCGCATCCATGCCCTGACCCTGCGCCATCTGCGGCTGTTGTTCGGATCGTGGGCGCGGCTGCTGGAAATCGTCTACTGGCCGACGATGCAGATGCTGCTGTGGGGCCTGATCACCCTGTTCCTGGCCGCGCGGACCGACTGGCTGGCGCAGGCGGCCGGGGTGCTGCTCTCCGGATTGCTGCTGTGGGAGGTGCTGTTCCGGTCGCAACTGGGCATCAATCTGGCGCTGCTCGAAGAGATCTGGGCGCGCAATCTCGCCACCCTGTTCGTCAGCCCGATCCGACCGTGGGAGATGGTCACCGCGATGGTGTCGGTGGCGGCGATCCGGGTGATGATCGGCACGGGTGCCGCGGCGGTGCTGGCCTGGCCGCTGTATCATTTCAACCTGCTGGCGCTGGGCTGGTCGCTGCTGCCCTTTCTGGCGGCGCTGATGATCATGGGCTGGTCGATCGGGCTGATGGTCGCCGGCCTGCTGCTGCGGGTGGGGCTGGGCGCCGAGGGGCTGGCCTGGGCGGCGATCTTCGTGCTGCAGCCGATCTCGGGCATCTATTATCCGATCGAGGTGCTGCCCGAATGGTTGCAGCCGGTCGCCTGGGCGCTGCCCTCGGCGCATATCTTCGAAGGTATGCGTCAGGTGCTGATCGACGGCGCCACCCCCTGGCGGCATCTGGCGGCAGCCTTCGCGCTGGACGCGGTGCTGGCGGTGGTGGCCGGATGGACCTTTGCCCGGGCGATCCATGCCGCCCGCCGCGACGGGCGGCTGTTCGGGTCGGGGGAATGA